In the genome of Solibacillus silvestris, one region contains:
- a CDS encoding chemotaxis protein, with protein sequence MHTKLQAVVDTMELYQATFPEDACIIVASNEEVVGYLPGKFIDLKINVGLKMVDFRGTVTERALTTKRFLREEKGPERFGFAYISSAQPIFDGADIIGVVSATISNKKMDSMRQLATELSSAVEEMTATNEELTAASMDVSNRLDGLVTSTEMMTADIGEINQMVELVKGIASKSQILGLNASIEAARSGEHGRGFAVVAKEIQKMAQNSKDSAEKIAAQLTKIRTSIEEVNGSTSQIAAFTEQFATSMHELNDAYGNVNSTAEKLLDISEIKS encoded by the coding sequence ATGCATACAAAATTACAAGCCGTAGTAGATACGATGGAGCTATATCAGGCAACTTTTCCGGAAGATGCTTGTATCATTGTAGCAAGCAATGAAGAGGTAGTGGGATACTTACCAGGCAAGTTTATTGATTTAAAAATTAATGTAGGGTTGAAAATGGTAGATTTCCGCGGCACCGTTACAGAGCGTGCATTGACGACAAAGCGTTTTTTAAGAGAAGAAAAGGGTCCGGAAAGATTTGGGTTTGCTTATATTTCATCAGCACAGCCAATTTTTGATGGAGCAGACATAATAGGTGTAGTAAGTGCCACTATTTCAAACAAGAAGATGGATTCTATGCGTCAATTAGCGACAGAATTATCGAGTGCGGTAGAGGAAATGACTGCAACGAACGAAGAGTTAACGGCGGCGAGCATGGATGTATCAAACCGCTTGGATGGCCTTGTCACATCAACAGAAATGATGACGGCCGATATTGGGGAAATAAACCAAATGGTCGAACTTGTAAAAGGAATTGCATCAAAATCACAAATTTTAGGATTAAATGCATCGATTGAAGCGGCTCGTTCTGGCGAGCATGGAAGAGGATTTGCCGTCGTAGCGAAGGAAATTCAAAAAATGGCGCAGAATAGCAAAGATAGCGCAGAAAAAATTGCTGCGCAGCTTACTAAAATCCGTACTTCCATCGAGGAAGTTAATGGATCGACAAGTCAAATCGCAGCATTTACAGAACAGTTTGCCACAAGTATGCATGAACTGAACGATGCCTACGGAAATGTTAACAGCACCGCAGAAAAGCTATTGGATATTAGTGAAATAAAATCATAG